One window from the genome of Rufibacter tibetensis encodes:
- the secA gene encoding preprotein translocase subunit SecA, with product MFDFVGKTVAKIFGTKSERDIKGVLPYVTLINQEFAKLNSLSDDQLRTRTQEVQAVIADRLKPIDDKVTVLYQRIENEPELDIAQKEEIFTEIDSLEKDRNKDLEVVLMEVLPQAFAIVKETARRFKENGQLTVTATELDHTFASRKPNVQINGDQAIWANRWIAAGTEVVWDMLHYDVQLIGGIVLHQGKIAEMATGEGKTLVATLPAFLNALAKRGVHVVTVNDYLAKRDSEWMAPLFEFHGITIDCIDKHQPNTDARRNAYLADITYGTNNEFGFDYLRDNMSREPGELVQRKHHYAMVDEVDSVLIDDARTPLIISGPVPRGDEHEFYMLKPRVSALVEAQRKLVGNYLVEAKRLIKEGNDKDGGLALFRAYRGLPKNKPLIKFLSETGVRQILLKTEAFYLQDHARQMPEADKPLYFTIDEKHNQIELTEKGIDLITGQGEDPHLFILPDIGTELANIENHKELSADDKLHEKERLIQEYQEKSQRVHTINQLLKAYTLFEKDTEYIVTDDHKVKIVDEQTGRVMEGRRYSDGLHQAIEAKENVRVEDATQTYATVTLQNYFRMYHKLAGMTGTAETEAGEFWEIYKLDVVVIPTNRVAQRKDEHDKVYKTMREKYNAVSEEIQELTKQGRPVLVGTTSVEISELVSRMLKLRGIPHQVLNAKHHQREAEIVAEAGKPGTVTIATNMAGRGTDIKLTPESKAAGGLAIIGTERHESRRVDRQLRGRAGRQGDPGSSQFFVSLEDSLMRLFGSDRIARLMDRMGLEEGEVIQHSMITNSIERAQKKVEENNFGTRKRLLEYDDVMNAQREVVYKRRRNALYGERLELDIWNMIYDTAEDIVLTYKATGNHDDFLLHIIRVYGFNSTITAPELAGQPADVLMDRLYNEALEFYLNKSHHIMEQSAPIMADIYQNRGPMIENIAVPFSDGRKQITAVANLEKVYNTKGRELIKTVEKVITLATIDQAWTQHLREMDDLKQSVQNAVYEQKDPLLIYKFESFELFKRMISKVNEETVSFLFKADLPVQQEAPAPVQEARQPQAPKPPRLHEQKEEVHSTLEETVPSMPNMPSMPQAPLPKQVPIRAERTVGRNDKVSVQYADGRVMKDVKFKNVENDLLNNRCVIIED from the coding sequence ATGTTTGATTTTGTTGGGAAGACGGTCGCTAAGATTTTCGGAACCAAGTCTGAGCGGGATATCAAAGGGGTATTGCCGTATGTGACTCTTATAAACCAGGAGTTCGCCAAGCTTAATTCCCTTTCTGATGACCAGCTGCGGACACGTACCCAGGAGGTACAGGCCGTAATTGCAGACCGTCTGAAGCCCATTGATGATAAAGTAACGGTTCTGTACCAACGCATAGAGAACGAGCCGGAACTGGATATCGCCCAAAAAGAAGAAATCTTCACGGAGATTGACTCTCTGGAAAAAGACCGCAACAAAGACCTGGAAGTAGTGCTTATGGAAGTGCTGCCGCAGGCCTTTGCCATTGTGAAGGAAACTGCCCGCCGTTTCAAGGAAAACGGTCAGCTAACCGTCACGGCTACTGAACTGGACCACACCTTTGCCTCACGCAAGCCTAACGTGCAGATCAACGGCGACCAAGCCATTTGGGCCAACCGTTGGATTGCCGCCGGTACTGAGGTAGTGTGGGACATGCTTCACTATGATGTGCAGCTGATTGGTGGAATTGTCTTGCACCAGGGTAAAATTGCCGAGATGGCGACGGGGGAAGGAAAGACCTTGGTGGCTACGTTGCCTGCTTTCCTGAACGCTCTGGCAAAACGCGGGGTGCACGTGGTAACCGTGAACGACTACCTGGCCAAGCGTGACTCTGAGTGGATGGCGCCTTTGTTTGAGTTCCACGGCATCACCATTGACTGTATTGACAAGCACCAGCCTAATACCGATGCCCGCCGCAACGCCTATCTAGCGGACATTACCTACGGAACCAACAACGAGTTTGGGTTTGACTACCTGCGCGACAACATGTCTCGTGAGCCAGGTGAATTAGTGCAACGCAAGCACCACTACGCCATGGTAGATGAGGTAGACTCCGTGTTAATTGACGATGCCCGTACCCCATTGATTATCTCTGGTCCGGTGCCGCGCGGCGATGAGCACGAGTTCTACATGTTGAAGCCTCGCGTTTCTGCGTTGGTGGAAGCTCAGCGTAAATTGGTGGGTAACTACTTGGTAGAGGCCAAGCGCCTCATCAAAGAAGGAAATGACAAAGACGGTGGTCTGGCTTTGTTCAGAGCTTACCGTGGTTTGCCTAAAAACAAGCCGTTGATCAAGTTCCTGAGTGAGACCGGTGTTCGCCAGATCTTGTTGAAGACCGAAGCTTTCTACCTGCAAGACCACGCCCGTCAAATGCCCGAGGCTGATAAGCCTTTGTACTTCACCATTGACGAAAAACATAACCAGATTGAACTAACGGAGAAAGGCATTGACCTGATCACCGGTCAGGGCGAAGATCCGCATCTGTTCATTCTGCCAGATATTGGAACGGAGTTGGCCAACATTGAGAACCACAAGGAACTCTCTGCTGATGACAAACTGCACGAAAAAGAGCGCCTGATCCAAGAATACCAGGAGAAGTCACAGCGCGTGCACACCATCAACCAGTTGCTGAAAGCTTATACGCTGTTTGAGAAAGACACCGAGTACATTGTAACCGATGACCACAAAGTAAAGATTGTGGACGAGCAAACTGGTCGGGTAATGGAAGGTCGTCGGTACTCAGACGGCTTGCACCAGGCCATTGAGGCAAAAGAGAACGTGCGTGTAGAAGATGCTACGCAGACCTACGCTACGGTGACCTTGCAGAACTATTTCCGGATGTACCACAAGCTGGCCGGTATGACGGGTACTGCTGAGACTGAAGCCGGTGAGTTCTGGGAAATTTATAAGCTGGACGTGGTAGTAATTCCTACCAACCGTGTAGCCCAACGGAAAGATGAGCACGACAAGGTCTACAAGACCATGCGTGAAAAATACAACGCTGTTTCAGAGGAAATTCAGGAGTTAACCAAACAAGGCCGTCCGGTGCTGGTGGGTACTACTTCGGTGGAGATCTCTGAGTTGGTAAGCCGTATGTTGAAACTGCGCGGAATCCCCCACCAAGTATTGAACGCGAAGCATCACCAGCGTGAAGCTGAGATTGTAGCTGAAGCCGGTAAGCCAGGTACAGTAACTATTGCTACCAACATGGCCGGTCGTGGTACGGATATTAAACTTACTCCAGAGTCTAAAGCTGCGGGTGGGTTGGCTATCATTGGTACTGAGCGTCACGAATCGCGTCGGGTAGACCGTCAGTTACGTGGTCGTGCCGGTCGCCAGGGAGACCCGGGATCATCTCAGTTCTTCGTGTCACTAGAAGACAGCTTAATGCGTCTGTTCGGTTCTGACCGTATTGCCCGTTTGATGGACCGTATGGGTCTGGAAGAAGGCGAAGTGATTCAGCACTCCATGATCACCAACTCTATTGAGCGTGCGCAGAAGAAAGTGGAGGAAAACAACTTCGGTACCCGTAAGCGCCTGCTGGAGTACGATGACGTAATGAACGCTCAGCGTGAAGTGGTGTACAAGCGCCGCCGCAACGCCCTTTATGGTGAGCGTCTGGAGCTGGACATCTGGAACATGATCTATGATACCGCTGAGGACATTGTATTGACGTACAAGGCCACCGGTAACCATGATGACTTCCTACTGCACATCATTAGAGTGTACGGATTCAATTCTACTATTACGGCACCAGAACTAGCTGGACAGCCAGCTGATGTGTTGATGGACCGCTTGTACAACGAAGCATTGGAGTTCTATCTGAACAAATCGCACCATATCATGGAGCAGTCTGCCCCAATCATGGCTGACATCTACCAGAACCGTGGACCAATGATTGAGAACATTGCCGTTCCTTTCTCAGACGGACGCAAGCAGATCACCGCAGTGGCCAACCTGGAGAAAGTGTACAACACCAAAGGCCGTGAGTTGATCAAGACCGTGGAGAAAGTGATCACCTTGGCTACCATTGACCAGGCCTGGACACAGCACCTTCGTGAAATGGATGACCTGAAGCAAAGTGTGCAGAACGCGGTGTATGAGCAGAAGGACCCATTGTTGATTTACAAGTTTGAGTCATTTGAGTTGTTTAAGCGCATGATCAGCAAGGTGAACGAAGAAACTGTTTCCTTCCTGTTCAAAGCAGATCTTCCGGTACAACAGGAGGCACCTGCCCCGGTACAGGAAGCACGTCAGCCCCAAGCGCCAAAGCCACCAAGACTGCACGAGCAAAAAGAAGAGGTGCACTCTACGTTAGAGGAAACCGTGCCGTCAATGCCTAACATGCCTTCTATGCCGCAGGCCCCGCTTCCAAAGCAGGTGCCAATCAGAGCAGAGAGAACAGTTGGCCGCAATGACAAGGTAAGTGTGCAGTATGCAGATGGTCGCGTGATGAAGGACGTGAAGTTCAA